Proteins encoded by one window of Bradyrhizobium sp. B097:
- a CDS encoding transglycosylase SLT domain-containing protein, whose amino-acid sequence MAVDLFNATASAGVDASRLKVAGSIKQAAATTGTSFEYLLTTAKMESNFNPRAGATTSSAHGLYQFIDQTWLGTVKEAGSQLGYGQYADAITKNSDGSYSVSDPSARNAVMKLRDDPDAASSMAAVLTQSNSFKLTGTLGRRPTDAELYMAHFMGVGGAGKLISSAEDSPSANAAAMFPKAAAANQSIFYDKSGSARSVSQVYSVLTTRYAAAANSNDTRTAFAAAGGDTMSPNAIASAAPTQALTMDTASYLSTFPNAHAASSAGASSAVASAQPAPAFRSLYQGGDRSEPISPAVQELWGNSASLTTSATPKVRAPGRLDLFSDPNGTYSSG is encoded by the coding sequence ATGGCGGTCGACCTCTTCAATGCGACGGCTTCGGCAGGTGTCGATGCTTCGCGCCTGAAGGTCGCCGGTTCGATCAAGCAGGCGGCCGCGACCACCGGCACGAGCTTCGAATATCTGCTCACCACCGCGAAGATGGAATCCAATTTCAATCCGCGGGCGGGTGCCACGACCTCGTCGGCGCATGGACTTTATCAATTCATCGACCAGACCTGGCTCGGCACCGTCAAGGAGGCCGGAAGCCAGCTTGGCTACGGCCAGTATGCCGACGCCATCACCAAGAACTCCGACGGCAGCTATTCGGTCAGCGATCCTTCCGCGCGCAACGCCGTCATGAAGCTGCGCGACGATCCCGATGCGGCGTCGTCGATGGCGGCGGTGCTGACGCAATCCAACAGCTTCAAGCTCACCGGCACGCTCGGCCGTCGTCCGACCGATGCCGAGCTCTATATGGCGCATTTCATGGGCGTCGGCGGCGCCGGCAAGCTGATCTCGAGCGCCGAGGACAGCCCGAGCGCCAATGCAGCCGCGATGTTTCCGAAGGCCGCGGCGGCGAACCAGTCGATCTTCTACGACAAGTCGGGCAGTGCGCGCAGCGTCAGCCAAGTCTATTCAGTGTTGACCACGCGCTACGCCGCGGCTGCGAATTCGAACGACACGCGCACGGCCTTTGCCGCGGCGGGCGGCGACACCATGAGCCCCAATGCGATTGCTAGCGCTGCGCCGACGCAAGCGCTGACCATGGACACCGCGTCCTATCTTTCGACCTTCCCGAATGCCCACGCGGCCTCATCAGCCGGTGCGAGCTCGGCCGTCGCATCGGCGCAGCCGGCGCCGGCCTTCCGCTCGCTCTACCAGGGCGGCGACCGTTCGGAGCCGATCTCGCCGGCGGTGCAGGAACTGTGGGGCAATTCCGCATCGCTGACCACGTCGGCGACGCCAAAGGTCCGCGCGCCCGGGCGGCTTGATCTGTTCAGCGATCCGAACGGCACTTACAGCAGCGGCTAG
- a CDS encoding DUF2336 domain-containing protein: MIVRQFISWIRTAPAGERAEATRALARAWLISDLTEDDRIAAEGALLMLLDDPSPLVRQAMAEVFAYSAEAPATIVQALSADQPAIALPVLEHSPLLIDADLVDIVATGSDEMQCAIARRANLPASVAAAIAEVGSAAAALELIENPYAGLAPFSWDRIVERHGHLAAIRESMLQLDDLPSATRLALVAKLSDTLAQFVVARNWIGADRADRIAGEAKERSTVNIAARAFGDDMQNLITHLRATGQLTAGLILRALLSGNLDLFGAALAELSGLPYGRVSALLNDRGGNGLQALLRRAGLPESTYAAFRVALEASHEVGYVDSGDGAARLHRRMVERVLTHCETDHAAAEPLLILLRRFATESAREDARMFCEELAAEDAIAVLPYDDDLIAA, translated from the coding sequence ATGATCGTTCGGCAGTTCATTAGTTGGATTAGGACCGCTCCAGCAGGCGAGCGGGCAGAGGCGACACGGGCGTTGGCCCGGGCCTGGCTCATTTCGGATCTCACCGAGGACGACCGTATCGCAGCCGAAGGCGCGCTGCTGATGCTGCTCGACGACCCGTCGCCGCTGGTGCGACAGGCGATGGCCGAGGTGTTTGCATACAGCGCGGAGGCGCCGGCTACGATCGTGCAGGCGCTGTCGGCCGACCAGCCGGCCATCGCGCTGCCGGTGCTGGAGCATTCACCGCTGCTGATCGATGCCGACCTGGTCGACATCGTCGCGACCGGCTCCGACGAGATGCAGTGCGCGATCGCGCGCCGCGCCAATCTGCCCGCCTCGGTCGCCGCGGCGATCGCCGAGGTTGGCTCGGCGGCGGCTGCGCTCGAGCTGATCGAGAATCCGTACGCCGGGCTTGCGCCATTCTCCTGGGACCGCATCGTCGAGCGCCACGGCCATCTCGCCGCCATCAGGGAATCGATGCTGCAGTTGGACGACCTGCCCTCGGCGACGCGGCTCGCGCTGGTCGCAAAGCTCTCGGATACGCTGGCGCAGTTCGTCGTCGCGCGAAACTGGATCGGCGCCGACCGCGCCGACCGCATCGCCGGCGAGGCGAAGGAGCGCTCCACGGTGAACATCGCCGCGCGCGCCTTCGGCGACGACATGCAGAATTTGATCACGCATCTGCGCGCCACCGGCCAGCTCACCGCCGGGCTGATCCTGCGCGCGCTGCTGTCGGGCAATCTCGACCTGTTCGGGGCTGCGCTCGCCGAACTGTCGGGGCTGCCCTATGGCCGGGTTTCCGCGCTGTTGAACGACCGCGGCGGCAACGGCCTGCAGGCGTTGCTGCGGCGCGCCGGCCTGCCGGAATCCACCTACGCGGCGTTCCGCGTTGCGCTCGAGGCCAGCCACGAGGTCGGCTATGTCGACAGCGGCGACGGCGCGGCGCGGCTGCATCGCCGCATGGTCGAACGCGTGCTGACCCATTGCGAGACCGATCATGCGGCCGCCGAACCGCTGCTGATCCTGCTGCGCCGCTTCGCGACGGAATCGGCCCGCGAGGATGCGCGCATGTTCTGCGAGGAGCTCGCCGCGGAAGACGCGATTGCGGTGCTGCCTTACGACGACGATCTGATCGCGGCCTGA
- a CDS encoding Hpt domain-containing protein encodes MAKDKPGTIEVKSFGTHHVITQPNPLRKVLLRVPESDLDDPVGRAEKALAGLSGEFKEWMTIEADRLSAAHATVQREGFNDKTREELFRAAHDIKGDAATFGYPSAAAAAESLCRIIEHAPDLAAVPAQLIAHHINAVQAIVRNRTKLDTAVVAGVLSKQLRGIADEFLTHANRDRPEHLEAILAPSIAPSE; translated from the coding sequence ATGGCGAAAGACAAACCCGGGACGATCGAGGTCAAGAGTTTCGGCACCCACCATGTCATCACGCAGCCGAACCCGCTGCGCAAGGTGCTGCTGCGCGTCCCCGAGAGCGATCTCGACGATCCGGTCGGCCGCGCCGAAAAGGCGCTCGCCGGGCTGTCGGGCGAGTTCAAGGAATGGATGACGATCGAGGCCGACCGCCTCTCCGCCGCGCACGCCACGGTGCAGCGCGAGGGCTTCAACGACAAGACGCGTGAGGAGCTGTTCCGCGCCGCGCACGACATCAAGGGCGATGCCGCGACATTCGGTTATCCCTCGGCGGCGGCGGCGGCCGAGAGCCTGTGCCGCATCATCGAGCACGCGCCTGATCTCGCCGCGGTGCCGGCGCAGCTGATTGCCCACCACATCAACGCCGTGCAGGCGATCGTGCGCAACCGCACCAAGCTCGACACCGCGGTCGTGGCCGGCGTGCTGAGCAAACAGCTCCGCGGCATCGCCGATGAATTCCTGACCCACGCCAACCGCGACCGCCCCGAACATCTCGAGGCCATCCTCGCGCCGAGCATCGCACCCAGCGAATAG
- a CDS encoding response regulator: MYRIDFNKLRFLICDDNPHMRRILRTLLHSFGAREVYEAEDGATALEMYTHYVPDIVITDWSMPIFDGLELAQMIRQPESKGNPYAPIIMLTGHSEKRRVTVARDAGVTEFLAKPISAKGLYQRIMNVVANPRPFIKTKTYFGPDRRRNTTNTYIGPERRGSGEVEILQQPSLLEKARSTI, translated from the coding sequence ATGTATCGCATCGATTTCAACAAGCTGCGATTTTTGATTTGCGACGACAATCCGCACATGCGCCGCATTCTGCGGACGCTGCTGCATTCGTTCGGCGCGCGCGAGGTGTATGAGGCCGAGGACGGCGCCACCGCGCTCGAGATGTACACCCATTACGTGCCCGACATCGTCATCACCGACTGGTCGATGCCGATCTTCGACGGGCTCGAGCTCGCGCAGATGATCCGGCAGCCGGAATCCAAGGGCAATCCCTACGCGCCGATCATCATGCTGACCGGCCATTCCGAGAAGCGCCGCGTCACCGTGGCGCGCGATGCCGGCGTCACCGAATTCCTGGCCAAGCCGATCTCGGCCAAGGGCCTCTACCAGCGCATCATGAACGTGGTCGCCAATCCGCGCCCGTTCATCAAGACCAAGACCTATTTCGGGCCCGACCGCCGCCGCAACACCACCAACACCTATATCGGCCCCGAACGCCGCGGCAGCGGCGAGGTCGAAATCCTGCAACAGCCGTCGCTGCTCGAGAAGGCGCGCTCGACCATTTAG
- a CDS encoding NAD kinase, translating into MASPKRYDKIAFVASASAEAQTALEQLAAMYGNHSAADADVVVALGGDGLMLQTLHANMRSGKPIYGMHRGTVGFLMNEYSTHDLRARLAASRESLINPLLMRATDIHGAVHLHHAINEVALFRQTYQVAKLRILIDEHERMPELMADGILVATPAGSTAYNLSAQGPILPINAALLALTPISAFRPRRWRGALLPNSAFVVIEVIEDEKRPVAAVADHDEVRDVRRVEVLSDKTIAMRMLFDPGHSLEERILREQFGY; encoded by the coding sequence ATGGCTAGCCCCAAGCGGTATGACAAGATCGCCTTCGTCGCCAGCGCGAGCGCGGAAGCGCAGACCGCGCTCGAGCAGCTGGCCGCGATGTACGGCAACCATTCGGCCGCCGATGCCGACGTCGTGGTTGCGCTCGGCGGCGACGGATTGATGCTGCAGACGCTGCACGCCAACATGCGCAGCGGCAAGCCGATCTACGGCATGCATCGCGGCACCGTCGGCTTCCTGATGAACGAATATTCGACGCACGATCTGCGCGCGCGGTTGGCCGCCTCGCGGGAGTCGCTGATCAATCCGCTGCTGATGCGCGCGACCGACATCCACGGCGCGGTGCATCTGCATCACGCCATCAACGAGGTCGCGCTGTTCCGGCAGACCTACCAGGTCGCCAAGCTGCGCATCCTGATCGATGAGCATGAGCGGATGCCCGAGCTGATGGCCGACGGCATCCTGGTGGCGACGCCGGCCGGGTCGACCGCCTACAATCTCTCCGCCCAGGGGCCGATCCTGCCGATCAACGCGGCGCTGCTGGCGCTGACCCCAATCAGCGCGTTCCGGCCGCGGCGCTGGCGCGGCGCGCTGCTGCCGAATTCCGCCTTCGTGGTGATCGAGGTGATCGAGGACGAGAAGCGCCCGGTCGCCGCGGTCGCCGACCATGACGAGGTCCGCGACGTCCGCCGGGTCGAGGTGCTCTCCGACAAGACGATCGCGATGCGGATGCTGTTCGATCCCGGCCACTCGCTCGAAGAGCGCATCCTGCGCGAGCAGTTCGGCTACTGA
- a CDS encoding peptidase S10: MANSFATQLTAALLVACLATAVRADDETPQPSPSPSAQAPSGQNPSGQKGRAGRGEAGSGASAAANTPAAEQHRLPPDSTTKQSVALPGRTLNFSATAGSIRVFDDKGEPLADIAYTSYQLDGAEKASRPVTFLFNGGPGSASAWLQFGNVGPWRLPFDGAVASASPELQPNADTWLDFTDLVFIDPVGTGYSRFVTTSEDARKRFFTVDGDANSVALVIRRWLEKYDRLTSPKYVGGESYGGIRGPKVVRNLQMQQGVGVRGLILISPVLDFRDYTGSSLLQYVASLPTMTAVARQAKGPVTREDLADVESYARGDFLLDLVKGQADTEATARLADKVASLTGIDPAVSRRLAGRFDIGEFRREFDRKNGKVTGRYDASIEGFDPYPDSSSFRFNDPSGDPLMAPLTSAAVDLTTRRLNWRPDGSYHLLSESVSKGWEFGHGISPPESVTQLRQMLALDPKLKLLIGHGLFDLATPYFASKIILDQLPAFAGPSRTRLAVYPGGHMFYSRDGSRQAFRKEVEALVK, from the coding sequence ATGGCTAACAGTTTTGCGACACAGCTCACCGCGGCGTTGCTGGTGGCCTGCCTCGCAACCGCGGTGCGGGCCGACGACGAGACCCCGCAGCCGTCGCCGTCGCCGAGCGCGCAGGCCCCAAGCGGTCAGAACCCAAGCGGCCAGAAGGGACGGGCAGGGCGCGGCGAGGCCGGCTCCGGCGCCAGCGCCGCAGCCAATACGCCTGCCGCCGAGCAGCACCGCCTGCCGCCGGATTCCACGACCAAGCAATCGGTCGCGCTGCCGGGCCGCACGCTGAACTTCAGCGCGACCGCGGGCTCGATCCGCGTGTTCGACGACAAAGGCGAGCCGCTCGCCGACATCGCCTACACCTCCTATCAGCTCGACGGCGCCGAGAAGGCGAGCCGCCCGGTGACGTTCCTGTTCAACGGCGGGCCGGGCTCCGCGTCTGCCTGGCTGCAATTCGGCAATGTCGGGCCGTGGCGACTGCCGTTCGACGGAGCGGTGGCCTCGGCCTCGCCCGAGCTGCAGCCGAATGCCGACACCTGGCTCGATTTCACCGATCTTGTCTTCATCGATCCGGTCGGCACCGGCTACAGCCGTTTCGTCACCACGTCCGAGGATGCGCGCAAGCGCTTCTTCACCGTCGATGGCGATGCCAATTCGGTCGCGCTGGTGATCCGCCGCTGGCTGGAGAAATACGACCGGCTGACCTCGCCGAAATACGTCGGCGGCGAAAGCTATGGCGGCATTCGCGGACCCAAGGTGGTGCGCAATCTGCAAATGCAGCAGGGTGTCGGCGTACGCGGCCTGATCCTGATCTCGCCGGTGCTCGATTTCCGCGACTATACCGGCTCCAGCCTCCTGCAATACGTCGCGAGCCTGCCGACCATGACGGCGGTTGCGCGACAGGCGAAGGGGCCGGTGACGCGCGAGGATCTCGCCGACGTCGAGAGCTACGCGCGCGGCGATTTCCTGCTCGATCTCGTCAAAGGGCAGGCCGATACCGAGGCCACCGCGCGGCTCGCCGACAAGGTCGCGAGCCTGACCGGCATCGATCCGGCGGTGAGCCGCAGGCTCGCCGGCCGCTTCGACATCGGCGAATTCCGCCGCGAGTTCGATCGCAAGAACGGCAAGGTGACCGGCCGCTACGACGCCTCGATCGAAGGCTTCGATCCCTATCCGGACTCCAGCTCCTTCCGCTTCAACGATCCGTCCGGCGATCCGCTGATGGCGCCGCTGACCAGCGCCGCCGTCGACCTCACGACGCGCAGACTGAACTGGCGGCCGGACGGTTCGTATCATCTGCTCAGCGAAAGCGTGAGCAAGGGCTGGGAGTTCGGTCACGGCATCAGCCCGCCGGAATCGGTGACGCAGCTGCGCCAGATGCTGGCGCTCGACCCCAAGCTGAAGCTCCTGATCGGTCACGGCCTGTTCGATCTCGCAACACCGTACTTCGCCTCCAAGATCATCCTCGACCAGCTGCCGGCCTTCGCGGGTCCGAGCCGCACCAGGCTCGCGGTTTATCCCGGCGGCCACATGTTCTACTCCCGCGACGGCTCGCGCCAGGCCTTCCGCAAGGAGGTCGAGGCGCTGGTGAAGTGA
- a CDS encoding LysR substrate-binding domain-containing protein, with product MDRLTSMSVFARVADLGSFTAAAKELRISPTMIGKHIRFLEDRLGSQLINRSTRRQGLTELGRSYLDHCKQLLEQAEAGDALVEEALSAPRGKLRVATSVAFGSYSLAPALVRFMKRYPEVSVDLILSDRMVDLLEEGLDAAIRVGTLTDSTMMSRSLSPYTGVVCAAPGYLAEHGTPTHPGDLIHHECLRYPGWSDGQRWTFVGPEGEVHVDVASRLFINSAFGIRYAALAGAGIVLMRDELLADDIAAGRLQVLLPNYSTQARARQILWPKHRKMTPKLRALIDFIVETYG from the coding sequence ATGGACCGACTGACCAGCATGTCCGTGTTCGCCCGCGTCGCCGATCTCGGGTCCTTCACCGCGGCGGCCAAAGAGCTGCGGATCTCGCCGACCATGATCGGCAAGCATATCCGTTTTCTCGAGGACCGGCTCGGCTCGCAATTGATCAACCGGTCGACCCGGCGGCAGGGTCTCACCGAGCTCGGCCGCAGTTATCTCGATCACTGCAAGCAGTTGCTGGAACAGGCCGAGGCCGGCGACGCGCTGGTCGAGGAGGCGTTGAGCGCGCCGCGCGGCAAGCTGCGCGTGGCGACCTCGGTCGCCTTCGGGTCGTACAGCCTGGCGCCCGCGCTGGTCCGCTTCATGAAGAGATATCCGGAAGTCTCGGTCGACCTCATCCTCAGCGACAGGATGGTCGATCTGCTCGAGGAAGGGCTTGATGCCGCAATCCGGGTCGGCACCCTGACCGACTCCACCATGATGTCGCGCTCGCTGTCGCCCTACACCGGCGTCGTCTGCGCAGCGCCAGGCTATCTCGCCGAACACGGCACACCAACGCATCCGGGGGATCTCATCCACCATGAATGCCTGCGCTATCCCGGCTGGTCGGACGGGCAGCGATGGACCTTCGTCGGACCGGAGGGCGAAGTGCATGTCGATGTCGCGAGCCGCCTCTTCATCAACAGCGCGTTCGGCATCCGCTATGCGGCGCTGGCCGGCGCCGGCATCGTGCTGATGCGCGACGAGCTGCTGGCCGACGATATCGCCGCGGGCCGGCTGCAGGTGCTGCTGCCGAACTACTCGACGCAAGCCCGCGCGCGCCAGATCCTGTGGCCGAAGCACCGCAAGATGACCCCGAAGCTCCGCGCCCTGATCGACTTCATCGTGGAGACCTATGGCTGA
- a CDS encoding (2Fe-2S)-binding protein: MPFQIMINGTSHSVDADGDTPLLWVLRDVLGMTGTKFGCGMALCGACTVHLDDSAVRSCITTIDSIGDSKITTIEAIGKTPAGKKIQDAWLAHEVPQCGYCQSGQIMSASALLASKPKPTDADIDDAMSGNICRCGTYVRIREAIKQAAQSGG; encoded by the coding sequence ATGCCTTTCCAGATTATGATCAATGGGACCAGTCATTCGGTCGATGCCGATGGCGATACGCCGCTGCTGTGGGTACTGCGCGACGTGCTCGGCATGACCGGCACCAAATTCGGCTGCGGCATGGCGCTGTGCGGCGCCTGCACGGTGCATCTCGATGACAGCGCGGTGCGCTCCTGCATCACGACGATCGACAGCATCGGCGACTCCAAGATCACGACCATCGAGGCGATCGGCAAGACGCCGGCGGGCAAGAAGATCCAGGACGCCTGGCTCGCGCATGAGGTGCCGCAATGCGGCTACTGCCAGTCCGGGCAGATCATGTCCGCCTCCGCCTTGCTCGCAAGCAAGCCGAAGCCGACCGATGCCGATATCGACGACGCGATGTCGGGCAATATCTGCCGCTGCGGGACCTATGTCCGCATTCGCGAAGCCATCAAGCAAGCCGCGCAGTCGGGAGGTTGA
- a CDS encoding xanthine dehydrogenase family protein molybdopterin-binding subunit → MTLMNNVSERAADLSRRNFLRAGAIAGGGLLLSVSLPLASRDSEAAAAGDFAPNAFIRIGGDGKVVLTMPYVEMGQGTYTSIPMLIAEELEIGLTQVQLEHAPPSDKLYANPLLGVQATGNSNAMRGAWQPMRKAGATAKAMLVAAAAKRWNVEPGSCRAENGEVHHVASGRKLGYGELAADAAQMPVPENVTLKSPAEFKLIGTPAKRLDTPSKINGSAVYGIDARPPGVKVATLAQSPVFGGRVKRVDDAAAKAVNGVRQIVKLDDAVAVVADHMGAAKKGLAALTIEWDEGAHAKLATSDIARELEAATTKPGAVAQNVGDADKALAGAATKLEATYQLPFLAHATMEPMNCTVHVRADGCEIWVGNQALSRVQAVAAKMLDLPPEKVVVHNHLLGGGFGRRLEVDGVIRAVQIAKQVDAPVKVVWTREEDIQHDMYRPYWCDRIAVGLDASGKPVAWNNRFAGSSVIARWAPPAFRNGLDPDTTEGAIDLVYDIPNFHVEYVRVEPPGIPTAFWRSVGPSHNVFVTESVIDEMAAAAKQDPVDYRRALLGKSPRAKAALELAAAKAGWGGKLPAGRGRGVSLQFVFGSYLAQVAEVEVAKDGSVRVHRVVCAMDCGTVVNPDTVQAQLQSGINFGVTAALYGEITLKDGRIEQSNFDSYQMLRIDQAPAIEVHIVPSTEPPGGMGETGTSGIVPAISNAIFAATGKRLRKMPVDPAALKQT, encoded by the coding sequence ATGACGCTGATGAACAATGTGTCTGAGCGCGCCGCCGATCTGTCGCGCCGCAATTTCCTTCGCGCCGGCGCGATCGCAGGCGGCGGCCTGTTGCTCAGCGTGAGCCTGCCGCTCGCGAGCCGCGACAGCGAAGCCGCGGCCGCCGGTGACTTCGCGCCGAATGCCTTCATCCGGATCGGCGGGGACGGCAAGGTCGTGCTGACCATGCCCTATGTCGAGATGGGGCAGGGCACCTACACCTCGATCCCGATGCTGATCGCCGAGGAGCTCGAGATCGGCCTGACGCAGGTGCAGCTCGAGCATGCGCCGCCGAGCGACAAGCTCTATGCCAACCCGCTGCTCGGCGTGCAAGCCACCGGCAATTCGAATGCGATGCGCGGCGCCTGGCAGCCGATGCGGAAAGCCGGCGCCACCGCGAAAGCGATGCTGGTCGCGGCCGCGGCGAAACGCTGGAACGTCGAACCCGGCTCGTGCCGCGCCGAGAACGGCGAGGTGCATCATGTGGCGTCGGGACGCAAGCTCGGTTACGGCGAACTGGCGGCCGACGCGGCGCAGATGCCGGTGCCGGAGAATGTGACGCTGAAGAGCCCGGCCGAGTTCAAGCTGATCGGCACGCCGGCCAAGCGGCTCGATACGCCCTCCAAGATCAACGGCTCGGCGGTCTACGGCATCGATGCACGGCCACCCGGCGTGAAGGTCGCGACGCTGGCGCAGTCGCCGGTGTTCGGCGGGCGGGTCAAGCGCGTGGATGATGCGGCGGCGAAGGCCGTCAACGGCGTGCGCCAGATCGTGAAGCTCGATGACGCGGTCGCCGTGGTGGCCGATCACATGGGGGCGGCGAAGAAAGGTCTCGCGGCGCTCACGATCGAGTGGGACGAGGGGGCTCACGCCAAGCTCGCCACGTCGGATATCGCGCGCGAGCTCGAAGCCGCCACCACGAAGCCGGGCGCGGTCGCGCAAAATGTCGGCGACGCCGACAAGGCGCTGGCGGGCGCGGCGACGAAGCTCGAGGCGACCTATCAGCTGCCGTTCCTTGCCCATGCAACGATGGAGCCGATGAACTGCACTGTGCATGTTCGCGCCGATGGCTGCGAAATCTGGGTCGGCAACCAGGCGCTCTCGCGCGTGCAGGCGGTAGCCGCCAAGATGTTGGACCTGCCGCCGGAGAAGGTGGTGGTGCACAATCATCTGCTCGGCGGCGGTTTTGGCCGCAGGCTCGAGGTCGATGGTGTCATTCGCGCCGTGCAGATCGCAAAGCAGGTCGACGCGCCGGTCAAGGTGGTGTGGACCCGCGAGGAGGACATCCAGCACGACATGTACCGGCCGTACTGGTGCGACCGGATTGCGGTCGGTCTCGATGCATCGGGCAAGCCGGTGGCCTGGAACAATCGGTTCGCGGGTTCTTCCGTCATTGCGCGGTGGGCGCCGCCGGCGTTCCGCAATGGTCTCGACCCCGACACGACAGAGGGGGCGATCGATCTCGTCTATGACATTCCGAACTTCCACGTCGAATATGTCCGGGTCGAGCCGCCCGGCATTCCGACCGCGTTCTGGCGCAGCGTCGGGCCCTCGCACAACGTTTTCGTCACCGAAAGCGTGATCGACGAGATGGCGGCGGCCGCCAAGCAGGACCCGGTCGATTATCGCCGGGCGCTGCTCGGCAAGTCGCCGCGCGCCAAGGCGGCGCTCGAGCTTGCGGCGGCCAAGGCCGGTTGGGGCGGCAAGCTGCCGGCCGGACGGGGCCGCGGCGTGTCGCTGCAATTCGTGTTCGGCAGCTACCTCGCACAGGTCGCCGAGGTCGAGGTAGCCAAGGACGGTTCGGTCCGTGTCCATCGCGTCGTCTGCGCGATGGATTGCGGCACCGTGGTCAATCCCGACACCGTGCAGGCGCAGCTGCAGAGCGGCATCAATTTCGGGGTCACCGCCGCGCTCTACGGCGAAATCACGCTGAAGGACGGTCGCATCGAGCAGAGCAATTTCGACAGCTACCAGATGCTGCGGATCGACCAGGCCCCGGCCATCGAGGTCCATATCGTGCCGAGCACCGAGCCGCCCGGCGGCATGGGCGAGACCGGGACATCGGGAATCGTGCCTGCGATCAGCAATGCGATCTTCGCGGCGACCGGCAAGCGGCTGCGCAAGATGCCGGTCGACCCGGCGGCGTTGAAGCAGACGTGA
- a CDS encoding M20/M25/M40 family metallo-hydrolase gives MASSDALAAVFTHIEANRDSFLQRLIAYLRHPSISAENIGIAEVGALLVEMLTGIGLEAGLVPTEGYPMVVARWEKAPGKPTVLLYGHYDVQPADPLEKWISPPFEPTIRDGRLYARGVGDNKGQHLAQILAIESHLKVHGELPCNVILLLEGEEEIGSPHIAGFVRTNAHLLKADLAVTADGPRHASGAPTIKFGSRGVVSFELRCRHASRDVHSGNFGGVVPNPIWTLVHLLGTMKNAAGEITIEGLHDAVEPPAAEELAAIERLPLDIEAVKASLALKRLDAPADRPFYDRLCFQPTLTINGFHGGYGGPGTKTVLPNEAFVKCDIRLVEAQDAEDILRKVRAHVAKHAPEVEFVAADMGMQPSKTPIASPYTAPLRRAFVAAHGQEPLLIPAGFGSLPNYVFTKLLGIPAFVTPYANPDEANHAPNENMTLDCFYSGLRTGAALLHELGQFRREG, from the coding sequence ATGGCTTCGTCCGACGCATTGGCTGCCGTCTTCACTCATATCGAAGCCAACCGCGACAGCTTCCTGCAGCGCCTGATCGCCTATCTGCGCCATCCGAGCATCAGTGCCGAGAACATCGGCATCGCCGAGGTCGGCGCCCTGCTGGTCGAGATGCTCACAGGGATCGGCCTCGAAGCCGGCCTTGTCCCCACGGAGGGTTATCCGATGGTGGTGGCGCGCTGGGAGAAGGCACCGGGCAAGCCGACCGTCCTGCTGTACGGACACTATGACGTGCAGCCGGCCGACCCGCTCGAGAAATGGATATCGCCCCCCTTCGAGCCGACGATCCGGGACGGCCGGCTTTATGCACGCGGCGTCGGTGACAACAAGGGCCAGCACCTCGCCCAGATACTGGCGATCGAATCCCATCTCAAGGTGCACGGCGAACTGCCCTGCAACGTCATCCTGCTGCTGGAGGGCGAGGAAGAGATCGGCAGCCCGCACATCGCCGGTTTCGTGCGCACCAACGCGCATCTCTTGAAGGCCGATCTTGCCGTCACCGCCGACGGCCCGCGCCATGCCAGCGGCGCACCGACGATCAAGTTCGGCTCGCGCGGCGTCGTCTCCTTCGAGCTGCGCTGCCGCCATGCCAGCCGCGACGTCCATTCCGGCAACTTCGGCGGCGTCGTGCCGAACCCGATCTGGACGCTGGTCCACCTTCTCGGCACGATGAAGAACGCGGCCGGTGAGATCACCATCGAGGGGCTGCATGATGCCGTCGAGCCACCAGCGGCTGAGGAACTGGCGGCGATCGAGCGCCTGCCGCTCGATATCGAGGCCGTCAAAGCGAGCCTTGCACTGAAGCGCCTCGACGCCCCCGCCGACCGCCCCTTCTACGACCGTCTCTGCTTCCAGCCGACGCTGACCATCAACGGCTTCCACGGCGGTTATGGCGGCCCCGGCACCAAGACGGTGCTGCCGAACGAGGCCTTCGTCAAATGCGACATCCGTCTCGTCGAGGCTCAGGACGCCGAGGACATCCTGCGCAAAGTCCGCGCTCACGTCGCCAAACACGCGCCCGAGGTCGAGTTCGTCGCTGCAGACATGGGAATGCAGCCCTCGAAGACGCCGATCGCCTCGCCCTACACCGCGCCGCTGCGCCGCGCCTTCGTTGCCGCCCATGGCCAGGAGCCGCTGCTGATACCGGCCGGCTTCGGCAGTCTGCCCAACTACGTCTTCACCAAGCTCCTGGGCATCCCTGCCTTCGTCACGCCCTATGCCAATCCGGACGAAGCCAACCATGCGCCGAACGAAAACATGACGCTGGACTGCTTCTACAGCGGCTTGCGGACCGGGGCTGCATTGTTGCACGAGCTCGGCCAGTTCCGGCGCGAGGGCTAG